Proteins encoded by one window of Collimonas fungivorans:
- the motA gene encoding flagellar motor stator protein MotA: MLVFVGYIVVIASVFGGYAMMGGHLGVLFQPVELLMIGGAGVGAFVVGNDGKAIMATVRELPKLLRSSKHDKALYMELMALLYVLLAKARKDGMLALEADIDDPLNSPIFVQYPLVQHDPRVIEFLTDYLRLIVSGNMDAFEIESLMDHEIETYKHEAEVPAHSLAKVGDALPAFGIVAAVMGVVHALASANLPPSEMGELIAHAMVGTFLGILLAYGFVSPLATLIEHQVAESVKVYQCIKVTLLANLNGYAPQLAVEFGRKVLYSTERPSFTELDDHVRQVKSR; encoded by the coding sequence TTATAGCTTCTGTGTTTGGCGGTTATGCCATGATGGGCGGTCATCTCGGCGTGCTGTTCCAGCCGGTCGAATTGCTGATGATCGGCGGCGCCGGGGTCGGCGCTTTTGTGGTCGGCAACGATGGCAAGGCCATCATGGCCACCGTCAGGGAATTGCCGAAACTGCTGCGCAGTTCCAAGCACGACAAAGCCTTGTACATGGAGCTGATGGCCTTGCTCTACGTGTTGCTGGCGAAGGCTCGCAAAGACGGCATGCTGGCGCTGGAAGCGGATATCGACGATCCCTTGAACAGCCCCATCTTCGTCCAGTATCCGCTGGTGCAGCACGACCCGCGCGTGATCGAATTCCTTACGGACTACCTGCGCCTGATTGTCAGCGGCAATATGGATGCGTTTGAAATCGAATCGCTGATGGATCATGAAATAGAAACCTACAAGCACGAAGCTGAAGTGCCTGCGCACAGCCTGGCCAAGGTCGGCGACGCCTTGCCTGCGTTCGGCATCGTGGCGGCGGTGATGGGCGTGGTGCATGCGCTGGCATCGGCCAACCTGCCGCCGTCGGAAATGGGCGAACTGATTGCGCATGCGATGGTGGGCACTTTCCTGGGGATCTTGCTGGCTTATGGATTCGTGTCGCCATTGGCGACGCTGATCGAGCACCAGGTAGCGGAATCGGTGAAGGTGTACCAGTGCATCAAGGTCACCCTGCTGGCTAACCTGAACGGCTATGCGCCGCAGCTGGCGGTGGAATTCGGCCGCAAGGTGCTGTACTCGACCGAACGCCCTTCGTTCACGGAGCTGGATGACCATGTGCGCCAAGTCAAAAGCCGATAA
- the motB gene encoding flagellar motor protein MotB: MSKVKQRIVVRRVTAAKHQAHGGSWKIAYADFMTAMMAFFLVMWLLSISSPKQREGIAEYFKMPLKVAISGGEKSSTSSSVIPGGGTDFTQVDGDDKRSNPDTADAERLKSLKKRLEQVIDANPVLKQFRPQLLIDITSEGLRIQIVDNRNRPMFDLSSAKVQPYMSTILREIGPVLNELPNKITLAGHTDATPYVLGSKYYSNWELSADRANASRRELIGGGMAEQKVLRVMGVASTMDLNKADPLDPVNRRISIVVLNRRAQAQIEQENSSGSNAGIKLDGQKDSASQLRDSAPRLPGAAKP; the protein is encoded by the coding sequence ATGAGCAAGGTCAAGCAGCGGATTGTCGTCAGGCGGGTAACTGCCGCCAAGCATCAGGCGCATGGCGGCAGCTGGAAAATCGCCTACGCCGATTTCATGACGGCGATGATGGCGTTTTTCCTGGTGATGTGGCTGCTGTCGATTTCTTCTCCCAAGCAGCGGGAGGGCATTGCCGAGTACTTCAAGATGCCGCTCAAGGTTGCCATCAGCGGCGGTGAAAAAAGCAGCACCAGCAGCAGCGTGATTCCTGGCGGCGGCACCGATTTTACCCAGGTGGACGGTGACGACAAGCGCAGCAATCCGGATACCGCCGATGCCGAACGGTTGAAGTCGCTGAAGAAACGGCTGGAGCAGGTGATCGATGCGAATCCGGTGCTCAAGCAGTTCCGGCCGCAGTTGCTGATTGACATCACCAGCGAAGGATTGCGGATCCAGATCGTGGATAACCGCAACCGGCCGATGTTCGACCTGTCCAGCGCCAAGGTGCAGCCATACATGAGCACCATCCTGCGCGAAATCGGGCCGGTGCTCAATGAATTGCCGAACAAGATCACCCTGGCCGGGCACACCGATGCGACCCCTTATGTGCTCGGTTCCAAGTATTACAGCAACTGGGAGTTGTCGGCCGACAGGGCGAATGCATCGCGCCGCGAACTGATCGGCGGCGGCATGGCGGAGCAAAAGGTGCTGCGCGTGATGGGCGTGGCGTCGACCATGGATTTGAACAAGGCTGACCCGCTGGATCCGGTCAACCGGCGCATCAGCATCGTGGTGCTGAACCGGCGCGCGCAGGCGCAGATCGAACAGGAAAACAGCAGCGGCAGCAACGCCGGCATCAAGCTCGACGGACAGAAGGACAGCGCCAGCCAGTTGCGGGACAGCGCGCCCAGGCTTCCTGGGGCGGCAAAGCCATGA
- a CDS encoding response regulator: MRTKTILVVDDSAVMRKLIEAALAEDNYQVLLAADGEAAMQQARIAAVDLVLTDWNMPAMGGHQLIRALRQMENHGETPILVLTTEASDAEKADARAAGASGWLRKPIEPATLLEVVASLLDTE; encoded by the coding sequence ATGAGGACTAAGACAATATTGGTGGTGGATGACTCAGCCGTCATGCGCAAGCTGATTGAAGCAGCCCTGGCCGAGGACAACTACCAGGTCCTGCTGGCGGCGGACGGCGAAGCGGCCATGCAGCAAGCCCGCATTGCAGCGGTCGACCTGGTGCTGACAGACTGGAATATGCCGGCGATGGGCGGCCACCAGCTGATTCGTGCATTGCGGCAGATGGAAAATCATGGCGAGACGCCGATCCTGGTGCTTACCACCGAGGCCAGCGATGCCGAAAAAGCCGATGCGCGCGCGGCCGGCGCCAGCGGCTGGCTGAGAAAACCGATAGAACCTGCAACCTTGCTGGAAGTGGTGGCCAGCTTGCTGGATACCGAGTAA